Proteins co-encoded in one Armatimonadota bacterium genomic window:
- a CDS encoding ABC transporter ATP-binding protein, giving the protein MNAEYISVNQVSRNYRRPSGEVEALAEVSFSIRQGELVGLVGKSGSGKSTLLNILGGLDRPTSGQVTVGGTNLGELDEAGLALYRRQTVGFVFQASNLIPALTVFENVMLPLVPVAMSEAEKIARVEQALDEANIAHRASHLPGELSGGEQQRAAVARSVVNNPQLILADEPTGELDAENASRIMELLQRLHDEGRTVIIASHDAATIDATDRVVRLSDGVLIHDEGA; this is encoded by the coding sequence ATGAATGCCGAGTACATCAGCGTCAACCAGGTCAGTCGCAATTACCGGCGCCCCTCGGGGGAAGTCGAGGCCCTCGCGGAAGTCTCCTTCTCCATCCGCCAGGGCGAACTGGTGGGCCTCGTGGGCAAGTCCGGTTCCGGGAAATCCACTCTCCTGAATATCCTGGGCGGCCTGGATCGGCCCACATCGGGTCAGGTTACCGTGGGCGGCACGAACCTGGGCGAACTGGATGAAGCGGGTCTTGCCCTGTACCGCCGCCAGACCGTGGGCTTCGTCTTCCAGGCGTCTAATCTCATCCCCGCCCTCACCGTGTTCGAGAATGTGATGCTGCCGCTGGTGCCCGTTGCCATGAGCGAGGCCGAGAAGATCGCGCGGGTGGAGCAGGCGCTGGATGAGGCGAACATCGCCCATCGCGCAAGCCACCTGCCCGGGGAACTGTCAGGCGGCGAGCAGCAGCGGGCGGCGGTGGCAAGGTCCGTCGTCAATAACCCCCAGCTCATTCTCGCGGACGAGCCTACCGGCGAACTGGACGCGGAGAATGCCAGTCGGATTATGGAGCTCCTGCAGCGGCTTCACGACGAAGGCCGAACAGTGATCATCGCCAGCCACGATGCGGCGACCATTGACGCGACGGATCGGGTGGTGCGCCTGAGCGACGGGGTCCTGATTCACGACGAAGGGGCATAA